A stretch of the Symmachiella macrocystis genome encodes the following:
- the gatA gene encoding Asp-tRNA(Asn)/Glu-tRNA(Gln) amidotransferase subunit GatA, which yields MSIVGATAAELLARMERGDTSSEEVTTAYLDVIAAHDEDVKSFVHVDRDAALEAAREVDRQRQAGEKLGLLAGLPVAVKDIMCTRGVPTTCCSKMLANYVPPYDAHAVTLLRNAGAVLIGKTNMDEFAMGSSTEHSSFGATRNPWNLERAPGGSSGGSAAAVAAQMAPLAVGTDTGGSIRQPAGFCGVVGMKPTYGRISRYGLVAFASSLDQIGPFANDTAGAALLLEAMSGYDNRDSTCIDTPVHPYSKTVEEPLAGLKIGVAKEHFVDGLDPEVETAINNALGVYESQGAELREISLPHSKYAVSVYYLIAPSEASSNLARYDGVHYGHRAESFENMIDMFSASRGEGFGHEVKRRVMLGTYALSAGYYDAYYLKALKVRRLIREDFDTAFQDVDVIVSPVSPTPAFKLGAHDDDPLGMYLSDIYTLSANLAGLPGISIPAGMSSDGLPIGLQVLAPPLEEDRVLRAARMFERETNWHTQRAPLAGQSS from the coding sequence ATGTCGATTGTCGGTGCGACCGCCGCGGAACTTCTTGCACGGATGGAGCGGGGGGATACCAGCAGCGAAGAAGTGACGACCGCCTATTTGGACGTGATCGCCGCGCACGACGAAGACGTGAAGTCGTTTGTGCATGTCGACCGTGACGCAGCACTCGAAGCGGCGCGGGAGGTCGATCGTCAGCGGCAAGCTGGGGAGAAACTGGGGCTGCTAGCAGGATTGCCTGTGGCGGTCAAAGACATCATGTGCACGCGGGGTGTGCCGACAACTTGTTGCAGCAAGATGTTGGCGAACTATGTTCCTCCTTACGATGCGCATGCGGTGACGTTGTTGCGTAACGCCGGTGCGGTGCTGATCGGCAAGACGAACATGGATGAATTTGCCATGGGATCGTCGACCGAGCATTCGTCTTTCGGTGCGACTCGCAATCCCTGGAATCTTGAGCGAGCGCCGGGAGGATCAAGTGGAGGTTCGGCGGCGGCAGTGGCAGCTCAGATGGCGCCGCTGGCGGTTGGGACCGACACCGGCGGATCGATTCGTCAACCGGCAGGATTCTGCGGCGTGGTTGGCATGAAACCGACCTACGGCCGGATTTCTCGCTACGGATTGGTGGCCTTTGCTAGTTCGCTGGATCAAATCGGCCCGTTCGCTAACGATACCGCCGGAGCAGCGTTGTTGCTCGAAGCGATGTCCGGGTATGACAATCGCGACTCGACCTGCATCGACACACCGGTTCACCCGTATAGCAAAACAGTCGAGGAACCGTTGGCCGGGTTGAAGATCGGCGTCGCTAAAGAACACTTTGTCGACGGTCTTGATCCTGAAGTCGAAACAGCAATCAATAACGCGTTAGGGGTCTACGAATCGCAGGGAGCAGAGCTGCGCGAGATCAGTTTGCCGCACTCGAAGTATGCTGTCTCGGTCTACTACCTGATTGCTCCGTCGGAAGCATCGAGCAATTTGGCGCGGTATGACGGCGTGCACTACGGGCATCGGGCCGAGTCGTTTGAAAACATGATCGACATGTTTTCCGCCAGCCGTGGCGAGGGCTTTGGGCATGAAGTCAAACGGAGGGTGATGTTAGGGACCTATGCACTCTCGGCAGGCTACTACGATGCGTATTATCTCAAGGCGCTCAAAGTGCGGCGGTTGATCCGTGAGGACTTTGATACGGCGTTTCAGGACGTCGATGTGATTGTCTCACCTGTGTCGCCGACCCCCGCATTTAAGTTAGGTGCGCACGACGATGATCCGTTGGGAATGTATTTGTCGGACATTTATACACTGAGCGCCAATCTGGCCGGTTTGCCGGGCATTTCGATTCCTGCAGGCATGAGTTCAGACGGACTGCCGATCGGGCTGCAAGTCTTAGCTCCACCGCTGGAAGAAGATCGCGTATTGCGCGCCGCACGCATGTTTGAACGCGAAACCAACTGGCACACACAACGCGCTCCGCTGGCCGGGCAATCATCGTAG
- the gatC gene encoding Asp-tRNA(Asn)/Glu-tRNA(Gln) amidotransferase subunit GatC: MTTELTRDEIQRVAVLARLKLSDAELDSLTSELAQILGHMDQLNELDTEDVEPMVHAIELKNVFRTDEIRESLPRDEALANAPKSDGRYFHVPQILEGS, translated from the coding sequence ATGACGACTGAATTGACACGTGATGAAATCCAGCGGGTGGCTGTTCTAGCGCGGCTGAAATTGAGCGACGCGGAACTGGATAGCCTCACCTCCGAGTTGGCGCAAATCCTGGGGCACATGGATCAATTGAACGAGCTGGACACCGAAGATGTCGAGCCGATGGTTCATGCGATCGAATTGAAGAACGTTTTTCGCACAGACGAAATCCGCGAATCCCTGCCGCGGGACGAAGCGTTGGCCAACGCCCCAAAGTCGGACGGTCGTTACTTCCACGTTCCGCAGATTCTGGAAGGGTCTTAG
- the rpmB gene encoding 50S ribosomal protein L28 produces MSASCEVCGKTAQKGNSVTQRGKAKYLGGNGRQTTGISRRLFKPNLQKIRVQEGGGTVSKRVCVQCIRGGRVQKAVVRKLFTLPEK; encoded by the coding sequence ATGAGTGCGAGTTGTGAAGTTTGCGGCAAGACCGCCCAAAAGGGCAATTCGGTGACGCAACGGGGTAAGGCTAAGTATCTGGGCGGAAACGGACGCCAAACGACGGGTATTTCGCGGCGGTTGTTCAAGCCAAATCTGCAGAAAATTCGCGTGCAAGAGGGTGGCGGGACTGTCTCTAAGCGGGTCTGCGTGCAGTGCATCCGTGGCGGACGTGTGCAAAAAGCAGTCGTGCGGAAGTTGTTTACACTTCCTGAAAAATAA
- the csrA gene encoding carbon storage regulator CsrA, which yields MLVLARKRNESIQIGDDIVVKVIQCGRGVVRLGIEAPGHIRVLRSELAETFLEEAYTGKSVAGAFTA from the coding sequence ATGCTAGTACTTGCCAGAAAACGGAACGAATCGATACAGATTGGAGATGACATTGTCGTCAAAGTGATCCAGTGTGGCCGCGGAGTTGTGCGACTGGGGATTGAAGCCCCGGGCCACATTCGTGTCCTTCGCTCGGAACTGGCTGAGACGTTTCTCGAAGAAGCCTACACCGGGAAATCGGTAGCCGGCGCCTTCACTGCTTAA
- a CDS encoding DUF1573 domain-containing protein, with protein MRLMIIQRSFFLVAGLLACTATATAQSPGWAEAMFEEKNHDFGVIARGAEATYRFKITNNTNQQVHIANTRTTCGCTAARPSRDLLESGETAYIEVSMNTRKFTRKKDSNLIVTFDTPSYAEVRLPISAYIRTDVVLTPGMVNFGAVAKGTATQKVIDIAYAGRDDWKILKVETKNPNITAKAIEKERNAGRVKYDLVVDLKGDAPVGDLRNQLFLITDDTNSPRVPVLIEGRVEAEITITPRAVSFGVLTAGGNKKTVNVVLRGRKPFTIEKIESESGNAAYQVQLPKTTKPVHVLPLSFVPSNKPGKFAETFTVTIKGMPEPIQFTARGEIAAATAEK; from the coding sequence ATGCGTCTTATGATCATTCAGCGTTCGTTTTTTTTGGTGGCTGGCTTATTGGCATGCACAGCCACGGCCACAGCTCAAAGCCCTGGGTGGGCTGAAGCGATGTTCGAAGAAAAAAACCACGACTTTGGTGTGATCGCTCGTGGCGCGGAAGCTACCTACCGGTTCAAAATCACCAACAACACCAACCAGCAAGTCCATATTGCCAACACGCGAACGACCTGCGGATGCACAGCTGCACGCCCCAGTCGCGACCTGTTGGAAAGCGGCGAAACCGCTTACATCGAAGTCTCGATGAACACACGGAAATTCACACGTAAAAAAGACTCCAACCTGATCGTCACATTTGATACGCCGTCTTATGCCGAAGTCCGTTTGCCGATCTCAGCCTACATTCGGACAGACGTCGTCCTGACGCCGGGCATGGTGAACTTTGGCGCCGTCGCCAAAGGAACAGCCACACAAAAGGTAATCGACATTGCCTACGCCGGACGTGACGATTGGAAAATTCTGAAAGTCGAAACCAAAAACCCAAACATCACTGCCAAAGCCATTGAAAAAGAACGCAATGCGGGACGCGTGAAATACGATCTGGTGGTCGATCTCAAAGGTGATGCCCCTGTCGGTGATCTCCGCAATCAACTTTTCCTGATTACGGACGACACGAACAGCCCGCGCGTGCCGGTGTTGATCGAAGGGCGGGTAGAAGCGGAAATTACAATCACGCCCCGCGCCGTTTCTTTTGGCGTCTTGACCGCCGGCGGAAACAAGAAAACCGTGAACGTTGTTTTACGCGGACGCAAACCGTTTACTATCGAGAAAATCGAAAGCGAATCGGGTAACGCCGCCTATCAAGTTCAACTTCCCAAAACGACTAAGCCGGTTCATGTGTTGCCGCTGTCATTCGTTCCTTCGAACAAGCCCGGCAAGTTCGCCGAGACGTTCACCGTGACGATCAAAGGCATGCCCGAACCGATCCAATTCACTGCCCGCGGCGAGATCGCCGCGGCGACGGCCGAAAAATAG